In a genomic window of Aeromicrobium panaciterrae:
- a CDS encoding NUDIX domain-containing protein: MPEPTRTQRLGAYAVVTDGERILLTRISAVGYPTGWWGLPGGGVDHGESPNVAVRRELYEETGLKALSARLMDVHDIHIVEVGRGDMYEDYHGVHLLYAVEIEPGTEPHVVELDGTTDDVRWVAFADVGSAVEPVLPVVTYAVENLGQFTS; encoded by the coding sequence GTGCCTGAGCCCACACGTACGCAGCGACTCGGCGCGTACGCCGTGGTCACGGATGGTGAACGCATCCTTCTGACTCGCATCTCCGCCGTGGGATATCCGACCGGATGGTGGGGACTTCCGGGCGGCGGCGTGGATCATGGGGAGTCGCCGAACGTGGCCGTACGGCGCGAGCTGTACGAGGAGACAGGACTCAAGGCGCTCTCAGCACGTCTGATGGACGTGCACGACATCCACATCGTCGAAGTCGGCCGCGGCGACATGTACGAGGACTATCACGGCGTACACCTGCTCTACGCCGTCGAGATCGAGCCGGGCACTGAGCCGCATGTCGTCGAGCTGGACGGCACGACGGACGACGTCCGGTGGGTTGCGTTCGCCGACGTCGGATCGGCCGTTGAACCCGTATTGCCGGTTGTCACGTACGCGGTCGAGAACCTCGGTCAGTTCACTTCTTAG
- a CDS encoding acyltransferase family protein yields the protein MTSLEPLPLTTAPPKERVAYLDNARYWVMLLVVIGHVLTQFTEMDSARGVYVWIYSFHMPFFVLISGYTARNYVGDARQVRRIVSTLVVPYLIVETSLQLITRHYGEGPDPLRILSPQWLAWFLAALFIWRLTTPIWRALRYPITTSIIISLAVGLIEVPNVLALPKVLGFLPFYVVGMHMNRQVFERLSAKPIRIASAAILGAALIICYVYSKNWTTDWLLWKQRYDESPLRATAMEGITQRAELLVIGFVLTFAALSLVPRGRSWTTRFGGRTFYCYLLHGYVILLLDLQFDLFDKIDQYGVNAVIACIIGAFILANLLMTKPVSVAFRPIFEPKLKALFREAEEKKAAASSS from the coding sequence ATGACTTCACTCGAGCCGTTGCCACTGACCACTGCTCCGCCCAAGGAGCGGGTGGCGTACCTCGACAACGCGCGCTACTGGGTCATGCTGCTGGTCGTCATCGGCCACGTGTTGACGCAGTTCACCGAGATGGACTCCGCTCGGGGCGTGTACGTGTGGATCTACTCATTCCACATGCCGTTCTTCGTGCTGATCTCCGGCTACACAGCTCGCAACTATGTCGGCGACGCACGCCAGGTGCGACGGATCGTCAGCACCCTCGTCGTGCCGTACCTGATAGTCGAGACCTCGCTGCAGCTGATCACTCGCCACTACGGCGAAGGGCCGGATCCGCTCAGGATCCTGTCGCCGCAGTGGCTCGCCTGGTTCTTGGCAGCCCTGTTCATCTGGCGCCTCACGACACCGATCTGGCGTGCGCTGCGCTACCCGATCACCACGTCGATCATCATCTCGCTGGCTGTGGGACTGATCGAGGTCCCCAACGTGCTCGCCCTGCCGAAGGTGCTCGGGTTCCTGCCGTTCTACGTCGTCGGCATGCACATGAACCGCCAGGTGTTCGAGCGGCTGAGCGCCAAGCCCATCCGCATCGCGTCAGCCGCGATCCTCGGCGCCGCACTGATCATTTGCTACGTCTACTCAAAGAACTGGACAACCGACTGGTTGCTCTGGAAGCAGCGCTACGACGAGAGCCCTCTCCGGGCAACGGCCATGGAAGGCATCACCCAACGAGCGGAGCTGCTCGTCATCGGCTTCGTGCTGACGTTTGCGGCACTATCCCTGGTGCCACGAGGCAGGTCGTGGACGACACGGTTTGGCGGTCGCACGTTCTACTGCTACCTCCTGCATGGCTACGTCATCCTTCTGCTGGACCTGCAGTTCGACCTGTTCGACAAGATCGATCAGTACGGCGTCAACGCCGTGATCGCCTGCATCATTGGCGCGTTCATCCTGGCCAACCTGCTGATGACCAAGCCCGTGTCGGTTGCCTTCCGGCCCATCTTCGAACCCAAGCTCAAGGCGCTCTTCCGTGAGGCGGAGGAGAAGAAGGCAGCAGCGAGCTCAAGCTGA
- a CDS encoding DNA-directed RNA polymerase subunit beta' yields the protein MLDVNFFDQIRIGLATADDIRGWSFGEVKKPETINYRTLKPERDGLFCEKIFGPTRDWECYCGKYKRVRFKGIICERCGVEVTRSKVRRERMGHIELAAPVTHIWYFKGVPSRLGYLLDLAPKDLEKVIYFAAYMITKVDEDARHKDLSSLETKIDLERKQLESRRDNEVNERMQKLEEDLKALEDEGAKADAKRKVKDAAEREAKQRRDRTQREIDRLDEVWNRFKSLKVQDLEGDELLYREMTYRFGKYFEGYMGATAIQKRLQDFDLDAEAESLREIIATGKGQKKTRALKRLKVVSAFLGSNNHPSGMVLDAVPVIPPELRPMVQLDGGRFATSDLNDLYRRVINRNNRLKRLLDLGAPEIIVNNEKRMLQEAVDSLFDNGRRGRPVTGPGNRPLKSISDMLKGKQGRFRQNLLGKRVDYSGRSVIIVGPQLKLHQCGLPKQMALELFKPFVMKRLVDLNHAQNIKSAKRMVERARPVVWDVLEEVITEHPVLLNRAPTLHRLGIQAFEPQLIEGKAIQIHPLVCSAFNADFDGDQMAVHLPLSAEAQAEARVLMLSTNNILKPSDGRPVTMPTQDMIIGLYFLTLEREGHVGEGRAFSAVPEAVMAFERDEISLQSHVKIRIDGEIKETTLGRAIFNEALPEDYPYVNHQVGKKELGVIVNDLAERYSKVDVANSLDNLKDTGFHWGTRSGVTVSIEDVITPPGKQAVLDKHEALAAKVQTQFDRGLITEDERRQELIEIWTQATAEVSGEMEGLFRANPDNPIWMMVDSGARGNMMQVRQIAAMRGLVANPKGEIIPRPIKANFREGLSVVEYFIATHGARKGLADTALRTADSGYLTRRLVDVSQDVIIREDDCGTERGLRQVIATKLDDGRLVAAENVETSAYSRTAAGDVTDAKGKTLIPSGSDLGDVEIEQLIAAGVEEIKVRTVLTCEAKAGTCAKCYGRSLATGKLVDIGEAVGTIAAQSIGEPGTQLTMRTFHTGGVAGDDITHGLPRVVELFEARQPKGRAPITESAGRVAIDDSDKTRKLVVTPDDGSEVLEYPVTKRSRLLIADGDHVEVGQQLTHGTPDPQEVLRILGVRRAQEHLVDEVQEVYRSQGVAIHDKHIEIIVRQMLRRVTVIEQGASNLIPGDLVDRAKFEEENRRVVAEGGTPASGRPVLMGITKASLAVESWLSAASFQETTRVLTDAAIHGKSDALRGLKENIIIGKLIPAGTGLDRYKNIRVEPTEAARQAAYAVTGYGDYDYGFGSADAAPVQLDDFDFTSYDN from the coding sequence GTGCTTGACGTGAACTTCTTCGATCAAATCCGGATCGGTCTTGCGACCGCCGACGACATCCGCGGATGGTCGTTCGGCGAGGTCAAGAAGCCCGAGACGATCAACTACCGCACGCTCAAGCCTGAGCGTGACGGCCTCTTCTGCGAGAAGATCTTCGGTCCCACCCGGGACTGGGAGTGCTACTGCGGCAAGTACAAGCGCGTGCGCTTCAAGGGCATCATCTGTGAGCGCTGTGGCGTTGAGGTGACCCGCTCGAAGGTCCGTCGTGAGCGCATGGGCCACATTGAGCTGGCCGCACCGGTCACGCACATCTGGTACTTCAAGGGTGTTCCCAGCCGCCTGGGCTACCTCCTCGACCTGGCACCGAAGGACCTCGAGAAGGTCATCTACTTCGCTGCCTACATGATCACCAAGGTCGACGAGGATGCTCGTCACAAGGACCTGTCGAGCCTCGAGACCAAGATCGACCTCGAGCGCAAGCAGCTCGAGAGCCGTCGTGACAACGAGGTCAACGAGCGCATGCAGAAGCTCGAAGAGGACCTCAAGGCACTCGAGGACGAAGGCGCCAAGGCTGACGCCAAGCGCAAGGTCAAGGATGCTGCCGAGCGCGAAGCCAAGCAGCGTCGCGACCGTACGCAGCGCGAGATCGATCGTCTCGACGAGGTCTGGAACCGCTTCAAGTCCCTCAAGGTCCAGGACCTCGAGGGTGACGAGCTGCTCTACCGCGAAATGACTTACCGCTTCGGCAAGTACTTCGAGGGCTACATGGGCGCCACGGCGATCCAGAAGCGCCTCCAGGACTTCGACCTCGACGCAGAGGCTGAGTCGCTGCGCGAGATCATCGCCACCGGCAAGGGCCAGAAGAAGACCCGTGCGCTCAAGCGCCTCAAGGTCGTTTCGGCGTTCCTCGGTAGCAACAACCACCCCTCGGGCATGGTTCTCGACGCTGTTCCGGTGATCCCGCCGGAGCTTCGTCCGATGGTCCAGCTCGATGGTGGACGTTTCGCCACCAGCGACCTGAACGACCTCTACCGCCGCGTGATCAACCGCAACAACCGCCTCAAGCGTCTGCTTGATCTCGGTGCTCCGGAGATCATCGTCAACAACGAGAAGCGCATGCTGCAGGAAGCTGTCGACTCGCTGTTCGACAACGGCCGTCGTGGACGTCCGGTCACCGGACCGGGCAACCGTCCGCTGAAGTCGATCTCCGACATGCTCAAGGGCAAGCAGGGTCGCTTCCGTCAGAACCTTCTCGGCAAGCGCGTCGACTACTCCGGCCGTTCGGTCATCATCGTCGGCCCGCAGCTCAAGCTGCACCAGTGTGGTCTGCCCAAGCAGATGGCACTCGAGCTGTTCAAGCCGTTCGTGATGAAGCGTCTGGTTGACCTCAACCACGCGCAGAACATCAAGAGCGCGAAGCGCATGGTCGAGCGTGCCCGTCCCGTCGTCTGGGATGTCCTCGAAGAGGTCATCACGGAGCACCCGGTGCTGCTCAACCGCGCACCCACGCTGCACCGACTGGGCATCCAGGCATTCGAGCCTCAGCTCATCGAGGGCAAGGCCATCCAGATCCACCCGCTCGTCTGCTCGGCTTTCAACGCCGACTTCGATGGTGACCAGATGGCTGTGCACCTGCCGCTGAGTGCGGAGGCACAGGCTGAAGCCCGCGTGCTGATGCTGTCGACCAACAACATCCTGAAGCCGTCTGATGGCCGCCCGGTCACCATGCCGACCCAGGACATGATCATCGGCCTCTACTTCCTCACGCTCGAGCGTGAAGGACACGTAGGCGAGGGTCGCGCGTTCAGCGCGGTTCCCGAGGCTGTCATGGCATTCGAGCGTGACGAGATCTCGCTCCAGAGCCACGTCAAGATCCGCATCGATGGCGAGATCAAGGAAACGACCCTGGGCCGCGCGATCTTCAACGAAGCGCTTCCGGAGGACTACCCGTACGTCAACCACCAGGTTGGCAAGAAGGAACTCGGTGTGATCGTCAACGATCTCGCCGAGCGTTACTCCAAGGTCGACGTCGCCAACTCGCTGGACAACCTCAAGGACACCGGTTTCCACTGGGGCACGCGCTCCGGTGTGACCGTGTCGATCGAGGACGTCATCACACCTCCCGGCAAGCAGGCCGTCCTCGACAAGCACGAGGCCCTGGCTGCCAAGGTTCAGACTCAGTTCGACCGCGGTCTCATCACCGAGGACGAGCGTCGTCAGGAACTCATCGAGATCTGGACCCAGGCCACGGCCGAGGTTTCGGGCGAGATGGAAGGCCTCTTCCGGGCCAACCCTGACAACCCGATCTGGATGATGGTTGACTCCGGCGCCCGCGGAAACATGATGCAGGTTCGCCAGATCGCCGCCATGCGTGGTCTTGTGGCCAACCCGAAGGGCGAGATCATTCCTCGCCCCATCAAGGCCAACTTCCGTGAGGGTCTGTCGGTCGTCGAGTACTTCATCGCGACCCACGGTGCCCGCAAGGGACTCGCCGACACCGCGCTGCGTACGGCTGACTCCGGTTACCTGACGCGTCGTCTCGTCGACGTCAGCCAGGACGTCATCATTCGTGAAGACGACTGTGGCACCGAGCGCGGTCTGCGCCAGGTCATCGCGACGAAGCTCGACGACGGCCGCCTGGTCGCCGCTGAGAACGTCGAGACCTCGGCCTACTCGCGTACGGCAGCCGGTGACGTCACTGACGCCAAGGGCAAGACGCTGATCCCCAGCGGCAGCGACCTCGGCGATGTCGAGATCGAGCAGCTCATCGCTGCTGGTGTCGAGGAGATCAAGGTCCGTACCGTCCTCACCTGTGAGGCCAAGGCTGGTACGTGTGCCAAGTGCTACGGCCGCTCGCTCGCGACCGGCAAGCTCGTCGACATCGGTGAGGCCGTCGGTACCATCGCGGCCCAGTCGATCGGTGAGCCCGGCACGCAGCTGACCATGCGTACCTTCCACACCGGTGGTGTGGCTGGAGACGACATCACGCACGGTCTTCCGCGCGTCGTGGAGCTCTTCGAGGCACGTCAGCCCAAGGGTCGTGCGCCGATCACTGAGTCCGCTGGTCGCGTTGCGATCGACGACTCGGACAAGACGCGCAAGCTCGTCGTCACACCTGACGACGGCTCGGAAGTCCTCGAGTACCCCGTCACGAAGCGTTCGCGCCTGCTGATCGCCGATGGCGATCACGTTGAGGTCGGACAGCAGCTCACGCACGGTACGCCGGATCCGCAGGAAGTTCTGCGTATCCTCGGTGTCCGCCGCGCGCAGGAGCACCTCGTTGACGAGGTCCAGGAGGTCTACCGCTCGCAGGGTGTGGCCATCCACGACAAGCACATCGAGATCATCGTGCGGCAAATGTTGCGGAGAGTCACCGTCATCGAGCAGGGTGCGTCCAACCTGATCCCGGGTGACCTGGTCGACCGTGCCAAGTTCGAAGAAGAGAACCGTCGCGTCGTCGCCGAGGGCGGTACCCCCGCTTCCGGTCGTCCGGTGCTGATGGGTATCACGAAGGCCTCGCTGGCCGTCGAGTCGTGGCTGTCGGCCGCCTCCTTCCAGGAGACGACCCGCGTCCTCACCGACGCAGCCATCCATGGCAAGTCGGATGCCCTGCGCGGTCTGAAGGAAAACATCATCATCGGAAAGCTCATCCCGGCTGGTACTGGTCTCGACCGGTACAAGAACATCCGGGTCGAGCCCACCGAGGCTGCACGTCAGGCCGCCTACGCCGTCACCGGCTATGGCGACTACGACTACGGATTCGGCTCAGCTGACGCCGCTCCCGTACAGCTCGATGACTTCGACTTCACGTCTTACGACAACTGA